One genomic segment of bacterium includes these proteins:
- the argH gene encoding argininosuccinate lyase, which translates to MKLWGGRFREPLDPFIERFTSALRFDKRLLPYDIKADIAHAKALASAGVISEELANKIVKALEEIEQEVEEGKRAIKGDEAEDIHTLVENWLEEKIGEGAGFLRSYRSRNEQIACDLRLYLKEETGKIGEALNSLQGTLLSLAEKHKGWKLPGYTHLQHSQPVSLSHHLLAYFWMFQRDKERFRDGLKRIDISPEGAGAIAGVELDPELKASLLGFSRCFENSIDAVSDRDFLLEFLSNCAISAIHLSRLAEEIVLWATQEFSFLTLSDAVCAGSSMMPHKKNPDPAELIRGKTGRTIGSLVSLFITLKALPLSYNFDMQENQPALFDAIDNLKDCLMAMNKILQNLSFNKDKMEGSIEDYLLAVELADYLIRKGIPFRRAHRIVGELLLYAMEKGKKFKELEIKEMKEFSSAFDEDVYKHLSLSSFYERRNFRGGTGEKAIELQIKRAKEVLSQYG; encoded by the coding sequence ATGAAGTTATGGGGAGGTAGGTTCAGGGAGCCGTTAGACCCATTCATTGAACGCTTCACCTCTGCCCTTCGTTTTGATAAAAGATTGCTTCCCTATGATATAAAAGCAGACATAGCCCACGCGAAAGCACTTGCATCAGCGGGAGTGATAAGCGAGGAACTAGCAAATAAAATAGTAAAGGCTTTGGAAGAGATTGAGCAGGAGGTTGAAGAAGGGAAAAGGGCGATTAAAGGAGACGAGGCCGAGGACATTCATACCCTTGTGGAGAATTGGCTTGAGGAGAAGATTGGGGAAGGGGCAGGTTTTTTGCGTTCCTATCGCTCGCGCAATGAACAAATAGCGTGCGACCTTCGTCTCTATCTCAAAGAGGAAACAGGAAAAATAGGGGAGGCATTAAACTCTCTTCAAGGGACGCTTTTGAGTCTTGCGGAGAAGCACAAAGGGTGGAAACTCCCCGGTTATACCCATCTTCAACATTCTCAACCCGTTTCCCTTTCCCATCATCTTCTCGCCTATTTCTGGATGTTTCAAAGGGATAAGGAGAGGTTTAGAGATGGCTTAAAGAGGATAGATATATCCCCTGAGGGAGCGGGTGCTATAGCAGGCGTTGAACTCGACCCAGAGCTGAAGGCAAGCCTTTTAGGGTTCAGCCGTTGCTTTGAGAATTCCATAGATGCGGTTTCGGACAGGGATTTTCTGCTTGAATTTCTTTCCAACTGTGCTATATCCGCTATTCATCTCTCTCGTTTGGCGGAGGAGATTGTGCTTTGGGCGACGCAGGAATTTTCTTTCCTTACATTATCGGATGCGGTTTGCGCAGGCTCAAGTATGATGCCTCACAAGAAGAATCCCGACCCGGCGGAGCTAATAAGAGGGAAAACTGGTAGAACAATCGGTTCGCTTGTTTCGCTCTTTATCACTTTAAAAGCTCTTCCATTATCTTATAATTTTGATATGCAGGAAAACCAACCCGCGCTTTTTGATGCAATAGACAATTTAAAGGATTGCTTGATGGCGATGAACAAAATCCTCCAAAATCTTTCTTTTAATAAGGATAAAATGGAGGGAAGCATAGAGGATTACCTTTTAGCGGTTGAGTTGGCGGATTATCTTATCCGAAAGGGGATTCCCTTCAGGAGGGCGCATAGGATTGTGGGAGAGCTCCTCCTTTATGCAATGGAAAAGGGAAAAAAGTTCAAAGAGCTGGAGATTAAAGAGATGAAAGAATTTTCCTCCGCTTTTGATGAGGATGTTTATAAGCATCTCTCCCTTTCCTCCTTCTATGAAAGGCGAAACTTCCGAGGAGGAACGGGAGAGAAAGCTATAGAATTACAGATAAAAAGAGCAAAGGAGGTTCTGTCGCAATATGGATAA
- a CDS encoding PilT/PilU family type 4a pilus ATPase — protein sequence MDNLYEIIEKGVKMRASDILLKVANKPVARVDGDLKVMEDFDIFYQEDLRDIAQNIIYSASREILLQFRDPANAPEYIKRLGDERVEALERGRELDLVFSIRDLARIRANLFMQRGSIAIAIRLIPLAIPSIEQLNLPSSLKDLVAQKQGLIIVTGPTGSGKSTTIASLIEHINQTREAHIITIEDPIEYIFEDKKAVICQREVGKDTASYESALRSVLRESPDVIMIGEMRDAETMSVAMMAAEMGHLVLTTLHTISAPSVVDRIVHSFPPHQSNQIYEQLSNTLVGVIAQRLLKHASGVGRIPAVEIMTASPTVKKLIEEGRTGELYSTIKEGSHYGMITMNQSLASLYLRGLITLEEAEAASPNKVEFRQLIKKQ from the coding sequence ATGGATAATTTATATGAGATAATAGAGAAAGGCGTTAAAATGCGAGCTTCTGATATTCTCCTAAAGGTCGCCAATAAACCTGTTGCACGGGTTGACGGCGACCTAAAAGTGATGGAGGATTTTGACATCTTCTATCAGGAAGATTTAAGGGATATAGCGCAGAATATAATCTACTCGGCAAGCAGGGAAATTCTCCTTCAGTTTCGCGACCCCGCCAACGCTCCCGAGTATATAAAGCGTCTGGGAGACGAGCGCGTAGAGGCGCTTGAAAGGGGGAGAGAATTAGACCTCGTTTTCTCTATACGGGACCTCGCAAGGATTAGGGCAAACCTCTTTATGCAGAGAGGAAGCATAGCTATTGCAATCCGTCTCATTCCCCTTGCTATCCCCTCAATTGAACAGTTGAACCTTCCCTCTTCACTGAAGGACCTCGTTGCTCAGAAGCAGGGGCTCATAATCGTTACGGGTCCAACCGGTTCGGGGAAATCCACGACTATCGCCTCTTTAATTGAGCATATCAATCAGACGAGAGAGGCTCATATAATCACTATAGAAGACCCCATTGAATATATTTTTGAAGATAAGAAGGCGGTAATCTGTCAGAGAGAGGTGGGTAAGGACACAGCATCTTATGAGTCGGCATTAAGAAGCGTCTTAAGGGAAAGCCCCGATGTGATAATGATAGGTGAAATGCGGGATGCCGAGACGATGAGCGTTGCGATGATGGCTGCTGAGATGGGTCATCTCGTTTTGACCACCCTCCATACAATCTCCGCTCCCTCTGTGGTTGACCGCATCGTGCACAGCTTCCCACCTCATCAAAGCAATCAGATATACGAGCAATTGTCCAATACCCTTGTGGGAGTAATCGCTCAGCGGTTGCTCAAGCATGCTTCAGGGGTTGGACGCATACCCGCAGTTGAGATTATGACAGCTTCGCCAACTGTGAAAAAGCTTATAGAGGAAGGAAGGACGGGAGAGCTTTACTCCACCATTAAAGAGGGAAGCCATTACGGTATGATAACGATGAATCAATCCCTCGCTTCTTTATACCTGCGAGGATTGATAACTCTGGAGGAGGCGGAGGCGGCTTCTCCCAATAAGGTGGAATTTCGTCAGCTGATAAAGAAGCAATAA
- a CDS encoding GNAT family N-acetyltransferase, whose protein sequence is MEIKQERQDRATKLILVVDGEEVSWLWVIDYEMRIGSAVMKMGGIAGVWTEEKHRLKGYASKVLNASIQFMKEEGYDVSLLFGIPNFYHRFGYATVLPRYTAELDMRNIPFSSSHFRMEPYDDRFREALLEIYQENNKGRTGTIVRSKDKWKGFSHGNEWSSKALPYVLLDGEEVVAYFVLDSKEPMVIELGYKKPDKEIFSAILSQIRQLSEERNSPIFKFSLPPDFLFTEFCQRYDLRLNMEFPENRDGMGRVINIITFLYKLQDVFRSRIGYNPVEGILIVETEIGEVPFDIKKDTVFFMPFLPPSGWRLRIPQAKLMQLAMGYRTIDELLLDEDVSLEGEEALPILRKLFPKQFPFFWPADRF, encoded by the coding sequence ATGGAGATCAAACAAGAGAGACAGGATAGAGCTACGAAGTTAATCCTTGTCGTTGATGGAGAGGAAGTCAGCTGGCTTTGGGTGATAGATTATGAGATGCGCATAGGTTCAGCGGTTATGAAGATGGGTGGCATAGCGGGTGTTTGGACGGAGGAGAAGCACCGTTTGAAGGGCTACGCAAGTAAGGTTTTGAACGCTTCCATTCAGTTTATGAAGGAAGAGGGTTATGATGTTTCCCTTTTATTTGGGATACCGAATTTCTATCACCGCTTCGGCTATGCTACTGTTCTTCCTCGCTACACCGCCGAGCTTGATATGAGGAATATCCCTTTTTCTTCCTCTCACTTTAGAATGGAGCCCTACGACGATAGGTTTAGAGAAGCGCTCTTAGAGATTTATCAAGAAAACAATAAGGGGCGAACGGGCACAATCGTCCGTTCAAAGGATAAGTGGAAAGGTTTTAGCCACGGAAACGAATGGTCATCTAAAGCTCTCCCCTATGTCCTCTTAGATGGGGAGGAGGTTGTAGCCTATTTCGTGCTAGATAGCAAGGAGCCGATGGTTATAGAGTTGGGATACAAGAAGCCGGATAAAGAGATTTTTTCCGCCATTCTTTCCCAAATTCGCCAGTTGTCCGAAGAAAGAAACAGCCCTATCTTCAAGTTTTCCCTTCCGCCAGATTTCCTTTTTACTGAATTCTGTCAGCGATATGACCTTCGCTTGAATATGGAATTTCCCGAAAATAGGGACGGAATGGGGCGAGTTATCAACATCATCACTTTTCTTTATAAACTTCAGGATGTGTTTAGAAGTCGCATAGGCTATAACCCAGTAGAAGGAATCCTTATAGTAGAGACGGAGATAGGGGAGGTTCCCTTTGATATAAAGAAGGACACTGTCTTCTTTATGCCTTTCCTTCCTCCTTCAGGCTGGAGATTGAGGATTCCCCAAGCAAAACTTATGCAGCTCGCTATGGGTTATCGCACGATTGACGAGCTACTTTTAGATGAGGATGTTTCACTGGAAGGAGAGGAAGCCCTTCCGATTTTGCGAAAGCTATTTCCCAAACAGTTTCCTTTCTTCTGGCCGGCGGATAGATTTTAA
- a CDS encoding metallophosphoesterase, whose translation MSSFVHFPSSEPELEEVEIVYHKLPDNIVITAVLISDLHIRSASNLPAIFYKVEKLSPSFVFLLGDNFAKITIKKVREFINLFGLLNPPLGKFAILGNGDEEELFLSIFNKAGVHLLKNEYFLVNMESLQILLAGVDFKAERISNLLASLPPSDLSILLSHRPDVILSQGDWRKIDLVLSGHTHGGQIRLPFIGPLFTKSRLPRRYSQGLSSFGHLYLYVSRGIGETKIPIRFFCPPEITLLKIKGNK comes from the coding sequence ATGTCGTCCTTCGTTCACTTCCCTTCCAGTGAGCCAGAGCTGGAAGAGGTGGAGATAGTATACCATAAGCTTCCAGATAACATCGTCATTACCGCCGTGCTTATCTCAGACCTTCATATAAGAAGTGCAAGTAATTTGCCCGCCATCTTTTACAAAGTGGAAAAGCTTTCCCCCTCTTTCGTCTTTCTCTTGGGCGACAACTTCGCTAAAATCACAATAAAGAAGGTAAGAGAGTTCATAAATCTATTCGGACTGCTTAATCCACCCCTCGGCAAATTCGCTATTTTAGGGAATGGAGACGAAGAGGAACTTTTCCTTTCTATCTTCAACAAAGCGGGGGTTCATTTATTGAAAAATGAATATTTCCTTGTAAACATGGAGTCGTTGCAAATTCTTTTGGCTGGGGTTGATTTTAAGGCGGAAAGAATCTCCAATCTCCTCGCCTCCCTTCCTCCTTCAGACCTCTCAATTTTGCTTTCCCATAGACCAGATGTAATCCTTTCACAGGGCGATTGGAGAAAGATTGACCTCGTTCTAAGTGGGCATACCCATGGTGGTCAAATAAGATTGCCCTTTATCGGACCTTTATTCACTAAGAGCAGGCTACCAAGGAGATATTCGCAAGGTCTTTCTTCTTTTGGACATTTATATCTTTATGTTTCTCGCGGAATAGGGGAGACTAAAATACCGATTCGCTTCTTCTGTCCTCCAGAAATAACCTTACTGAAAATAAAGGGCAATAAATGA
- a CDS encoding argininosuccinate synthase, with protein MKEKLVLAYSGGLDTSVAIKWLAEKYDVDVVAVAVDVGEEKNYEEIREKALKIGAISAYVIDAKEEFARDFVLPALKANALYEGRYPLSAALSRPLIAKKVVEVARREGAKMVAHGSTGKGNDQVRFEVSFMALAPDLKIVAPVREWGLSREEEIEYARSRGIPVPVKKEKPYSLDVNLWGRSIECGAIEDPEAEPPEDAFLWTVSPLEAPDEPEYVEIEFKEGEPIALNGEKLSLSSLISKLNEIGGRHGVGRIDMVENRLVGIKSREVYEAPAATILITAHKDLEALTLSRELLHFKQNYIDTKFAELVYYGLWFSHLRECLEAFIKEAEKFVTGKVRLKLFKGSCQPVGRSSPYSLYDLSLATYGEGDIFDQKLSEGFVQLWGLPYKIEGRRGK; from the coding sequence TTGAAAGAAAAGCTGGTTCTTGCTTACTCCGGCGGTTTAGATACATCCGTTGCTATAAAATGGTTAGCTGAGAAATATGATGTTGATGTAGTGGCGGTAGCTGTTGATGTAGGGGAGGAGAAGAATTACGAGGAGATAAGGGAGAAGGCATTAAAAATAGGCGCTATTTCTGCCTATGTTATAGACGCAAAGGAGGAGTTCGCAAGAGATTTCGTCCTTCCCGCTCTCAAAGCCAATGCCCTTTATGAGGGGCGTTATCCCTTATCTGCAGCACTTTCCCGCCCACTAATAGCGAAAAAAGTTGTGGAGGTAGCGAGGAGGGAAGGAGCTAAGATGGTGGCACACGGCTCAACGGGGAAGGGGAACGACCAAGTGAGATTTGAAGTTTCCTTTATGGCGCTTGCGCCTGATTTAAAAATCGTCGCTCCCGTAAGGGAATGGGGTCTATCTCGTGAAGAGGAGATAGAGTATGCTCGTTCAAGGGGGATTCCCGTGCCGGTGAAAAAGGAAAAGCCGTATTCCCTTGATGTTAATCTTTGGGGGCGTTCAATAGAATGCGGTGCAATTGAGGACCCAGAAGCCGAGCCTCCTGAAGATGCTTTCTTATGGACTGTTTCGCCTCTTGAGGCTCCCGACGAGCCGGAGTATGTGGAGATAGAGTTCAAGGAAGGGGAACCGATTGCCCTGAATGGAGAGAAACTATCGCTTTCATCCTTAATATCTAAACTCAACGAGATAGGTGGAAGGCACGGTGTGGGAAGGATAGATATGGTTGAAAACAGGCTCGTGGGGATAAAATCTCGGGAGGTATATGAGGCACCAGCGGCAACGATTCTCATTACAGCTCATAAGGATTTAGAAGCTTTGACATTGAGCCGAGAGCTTCTTCATTTCAAGCAGAATTACATTGATACGAAGTTTGCCGAGTTAGTTTATTACGGTCTTTGGTTTTCCCATTTGAGGGAATGCTTGGAGGCGTTTATAAAAGAAGCGGAAAAATTTGTGACCGGAAAAGTAAGGCTTAAACTATTCAAGGGGTCCTGTCAGCCAGTTGGTCGCTCTTCTCCCTACAGCCTTTATGACCTTTCCCTTGCGACCTATGGCGAGGGGGATATTTTTGACCAGAAGTTATCGGAAGGGTTCGTTCAGCTTTGGGGTCTTCCCTATAAGATTGAGGGCAGGCGAGGGAAATGA
- a CDS encoding ABC transporter ATP-binding protein produces MLLVEDLVVEVENKLILNGVNLNIKEGETHILMGPNGSGKTTLLRAIMGLGRYNLLRGKIYWYGEDITELPPNERAKLGLGIAFQRAPVIRGVTLRQIGKHISNGENNLEDVARQLKCEELLDRDLNYGFSGGEMKKVELLQLLLQSPKLALIDEPESGVDLDNIAIIGEAINLLLGKKKMIEKKKSGLIITHTGHILDYVNADYGHVMIEGKIVCEGNPRDLFNQIKEHGYEGCLECARCRGL; encoded by the coding sequence ATGCTCCTCGTAGAGGACTTAGTGGTAGAAGTAGAGAACAAACTGATTTTGAACGGCGTTAATTTGAACATCAAGGAAGGGGAAACCCATATCTTGATGGGTCCTAACGGTTCAGGGAAAACGACCTTGCTGAGGGCAATTATGGGATTGGGTAGATACAACCTCTTGAGGGGTAAGATTTATTGGTATGGGGAGGATATAACGGAATTGCCTCCAAATGAAAGGGCTAAATTGGGCTTGGGCATTGCTTTTCAAAGAGCTCCCGTTATCAGAGGGGTTACCCTCAGGCAGATAGGGAAACATATCTCAAACGGGGAGAACAACCTTGAGGATGTAGCAAGACAGCTTAAATGCGAGGAGCTCCTGGATAGAGATTTGAATTATGGCTTCTCAGGTGGAGAGATGAAAAAAGTGGAACTTCTCCAACTACTCCTTCAATCCCCCAAATTAGCCCTCATTGATGAGCCTGAGTCGGGTGTAGACTTGGATAACATCGCTATTATCGGGGAAGCCATAAATCTCCTCTTAGGAAAGAAAAAGATGATAGAAAAGAAAAAATCGGGTTTAATCATAACCCACACAGGTCATATTCTTGATTATGTTAATGCGGATTATGGACATGTTATGATAGAAGGCAAGATTGTCTGCGAGGGCAATCCTCGTGACCTTTTCAATCAAATAAAAGAACACGGATATGAGGGGTGTTTAGAATGCGCGAGATGCAGAGGATTATGA
- a CDS encoding aspartate aminotransferase family protein has product MSYQQEDFIMKTYRRFPVAFAKGKGAKLWDVDGKEYIDFLSGIGVLNVGHSHPDVVSAIQKQSSLLLHTSNLFHIPLQEELAERLFKLTGMLSFFCNSGAEANEAAIKLARAYGKPKGKYKIISALNSFHGRTLGALSATGQEKYKEKFQPLIPGFSFAPFNDLPAFSSLMDEETCAVILEPVQGEGGVYPADKDFLQGIYELCLERDILLILDEVQTGLGRCGALFCYQLYDVKPHIVTLAKSLGGGVPIGAMLAQPNVAEAFSPGDHASTFGGNFLASAAALAVLDILERENLPKRAREMGDYFWGKLEELREEIREIKEIRGLGLMLAIEFYQPIARQVVSMALEKGLIINATSDYTLRFLPPLVIEKEEIERGIAILKEVLYELLRGKGD; this is encoded by the coding sequence ATGTCATATCAACAAGAAGATTTTATTATGAAGACTTACAGAAGGTTTCCTGTTGCCTTTGCCAAAGGCAAAGGAGCAAAGCTCTGGGATGTAGATGGGAAGGAATATATAGATTTCCTCTCGGGGATAGGTGTTTTGAATGTTGGGCATAGCCATCCGGATGTCGTCTCCGCTATCCAAAAGCAAAGTTCTCTTCTTCTTCATACATCCAATCTCTTTCACATACCATTACAGGAGGAATTAGCGGAGAGGCTTTTTAAACTCACGGGAATGCTTTCCTTTTTTTGCAACTCCGGCGCTGAGGCAAACGAAGCCGCTATCAAGCTCGCCCGTGCCTACGGAAAGCCAAAAGGGAAATATAAGATAATCTCCGCTCTGAACTCCTTTCATGGAAGAACCCTCGGCGCCCTTTCCGCTACCGGACAGGAAAAATATAAGGAAAAATTTCAACCCCTTATACCGGGTTTTTCCTTTGCACCCTTCAATGACCTCCCTGCCTTCTCATCTCTAATGGATGAAGAGACCTGTGCCGTAATTCTTGAACCGGTTCAGGGGGAGGGAGGAGTCTATCCAGCTGATAAGGATTTCCTTCAAGGAATATATGAACTTTGTTTGGAAAGGGATATCCTTTTAATACTTGACGAGGTTCAAACTGGGTTGGGAAGGTGTGGGGCTCTTTTTTGCTATCAGCTCTACGATGTAAAGCCACATATAGTCACATTGGCGAAATCCCTTGGTGGAGGGGTTCCCATCGGGGCTATGCTTGCTCAGCCCAATGTGGCGGAAGCTTTCTCACCAGGAGACCACGCTTCAACCTTCGGTGGAAATTTCCTCGCTAGCGCAGCTGCCTTAGCGGTCTTGGATATCTTGGAAAGGGAAAATCTTCCCAAAAGAGCAAGGGAGATGGGGGATTACTTCTGGGGAAAGCTTGAGGAATTGAGAGAGGAAATTAGGGAAATCAAAGAGATAAGAGGGCTTGGGCTTATGTTGGCAATAGAGTTTTATCAACCAATTGCGAGACAGGTCGTATCTATGGCTTTGGAAAAAGGGTTGATTATAAATGCTACGAGCGATTATACTCTTCGTTTCCTTCCTCCCCTTGTGATAGAAAAAGAGGAAATAGAAAGAGGGATAGCGATTCTAAAGGAGGTGCTGTATGAATTATTGCGAGGTAAAGGAGATTAA
- a CDS encoding alpha-mannosidase, which produces MDIYLIGNAHIDPVWLWRWTEGMQVVRATCQAVLELMERYPDFKFSFSSAIFYKWLKENEPEMFEKIKGYVDEGRWEIVGGWIVEPDCNIPCGESFVRHSLYGQLFFKNNFGKTAKVGYNPDSFGHNASLPQILRKSGMEYYVFMRPSPWEKDLPSYIFHWKSRDGASVLAYRIPFTYATGGGELKDYLERFINELEGKLEKAMFFYGRGDHGGGPTGDNIESLNSLSQNMPQHKFIFAKTEDFFQEAKEGEYPTVEGELQYHSRGCYTSCSLIKALNRRGENILLSAEKFSVLAHLLVGKPYPREEFRFAWENLLFCQFHDILAGSSILPAYEDAQRAIDTSIYMAEKALNYAIQGIARKIKTDRQSIIVFNPSSWRRLEKVEVELAWREEGLRVVSPKGEIQEAQEIQSLSVTGMRRFLFIADVPPLGYAVYELAPSHFKSSQVGEEVPPNRLENDFLLIEVDDEGYISRFVDKVNRIEPLRYPALVPLVIDDKGDAWGHDVESFRDVIGSFRAVEKKWVEIGPIRWQLRVKSVWGDSVLWQDFVLYKDLPFLDVEARLLWNEKHQMLKIALPTAFQDSIATFSIPYGFVEREQDGKEQPLGCWMNLDMNDKSYGVAFINDSKYGGDILGGEMRLSIVRSPVYAHHVPRELEEGKDYIYMDQGYHNFSYRVYPHKGDWRQGEVEKVAEEFNQPLHSIIEHPHSGELPCSFSLLELQPPNVILSALKMGEEEDVIVFRLWESSGEMCQATLEIPHLKVEWNGPLAPSEIKTLKLFPSLKWEESNLLEV; this is translated from the coding sequence ATGGATATCTATCTGATTGGAAATGCTCACATTGACCCTGTTTGGCTCTGGCGCTGGACGGAGGGAATGCAGGTTGTCAGGGCTACCTGCCAAGCTGTTTTGGAGCTTATGGAGAGATATCCCGATTTTAAGTTTTCGTTTTCATCGGCTATTTTTTATAAATGGCTAAAGGAGAACGAACCTGAGATGTTTGAGAAAATTAAGGGATATGTTGATGAAGGACGATGGGAAATTGTGGGTGGTTGGATTGTGGAGCCTGACTGCAATATCCCTTGCGGGGAATCCTTTGTCCGCCACTCGCTTTACGGTCAGCTATTCTTCAAAAATAATTTTGGGAAAACCGCGAAAGTTGGGTACAATCCTGATTCCTTCGGTCATAACGCCTCCCTTCCCCAGATTTTACGTAAATCCGGAATGGAATACTATGTATTTATGCGACCTTCCCCCTGGGAAAAGGATTTACCTTCATATATCTTCCACTGGAAAAGCAGAGATGGCGCAAGTGTCCTCGCTTATCGCATCCCTTTCACCTATGCAACGGGAGGTGGGGAACTGAAAGATTATTTAGAGCGTTTCATCAACGAGCTTGAGGGAAAGCTGGAGAAGGCTATGTTCTTCTATGGTAGGGGCGACCACGGTGGCGGTCCAACAGGGGATAATATAGAAAGCTTAAACTCTCTTTCCCAGAATATGCCACAACACAAATTCATATTTGCTAAAACGGAGGATTTCTTCCAAGAGGCAAAAGAGGGCGAATACCCTACCGTTGAGGGGGAGCTTCAGTATCATTCTCGCGGTTGTTATACCTCCTGTAGCTTGATAAAGGCTTTGAATAGAAGGGGGGAGAATATCCTTCTGAGCGCTGAGAAGTTCTCTGTTTTGGCTCATCTCCTTGTTGGAAAACCTTATCCGCGGGAGGAATTCCGTTTCGCTTGGGAGAATCTCCTTTTCTGCCAATTCCACGACATCCTCGCTGGTTCAAGTATTCTGCCCGCTTATGAGGACGCCCAAAGGGCGATAGATACATCAATTTATATGGCTGAAAAGGCTTTAAATTATGCTATTCAAGGCATTGCAAGAAAAATCAAAACCGATAGGCAATCCATTATAGTCTTCAATCCCTCCTCTTGGAGAAGGTTAGAAAAAGTGGAAGTGGAATTGGCATGGAGGGAGGAAGGATTGCGCGTAGTCTCACCAAAGGGTGAAATACAGGAGGCGCAGGAAATACAATCGTTAAGCGTTACCGGGATGAGGAGGTTTCTCTTCATAGCAGATGTTCCCCCTTTGGGATATGCTGTTTATGAGCTCGCTCCATCTCACTTCAAAAGCTCTCAAGTGGGAGAAGAAGTTCCGCCAAATCGTTTGGAGAACGATTTTCTACTGATAGAAGTGGACGATGAGGGCTATATATCTCGTTTCGTTGACAAAGTGAACAGGATAGAGCCTCTTCGTTATCCTGCTCTCGTTCCATTAGTGATAGATGATAAAGGCGATGCTTGGGGGCATGATGTTGAATCGTTTAGAGATGTAATCGGCAGCTTTAGAGCAGTGGAGAAAAAATGGGTTGAAATCGGACCGATAAGATGGCAATTAAGAGTAAAGAGCGTTTGGGGAGATAGCGTTCTCTGGCAGGATTTTGTTCTTTATAAAGATTTGCCTTTCCTGGATGTTGAGGCAAGGCTTCTTTGGAACGAAAAACATCAGATGCTCAAGATTGCCTTGCCAACGGCGTTTCAGGATTCCATCGCCACTTTCTCCATCCCCTATGGATTTGTAGAGAGAGAACAAGACGGAAAGGAGCAACCTCTTGGTTGCTGGATGAATCTGGATATGAATGATAAAAGCTATGGGGTGGCTTTTATAAATGATTCCAAATATGGAGGGGATATCTTAGGTGGTGAAATGCGCCTTAGCATAGTTAGAAGCCCTGTATATGCGCATCATGTTCCAAGGGAGCTTGAAGAAGGAAAGGATTACATTTATATGGACCAAGGATATCATAATTTCTCATATCGCGTTTATCCTCACAAGGGAGATTGGAGGCAAGGGGAAGTGGAGAAAGTAGCGGAGGAGTTCAATCAACCGTTACACTCTATAATAGAGCATCCCCATAGTGGAGAACTTCCTTGTTCCTTTTCTCTTCTTGAGCTCCAGCCCCCAAATGTAATTCTTTCCGCTCTCAAGATGGGGGAGGAAGAAGATGTGATTGTATTTCGGCTCTGGGAAAGCAGCGGGGAGATGTGTCAAGCAACGCTTGAGATTCCCCATCTTAAAGTCGAATGGAATGGACCACTTGCACCATCTGAGATAAAAACATTAAAATTATTTCCCTCCCTTAAATGGGAGGAATCAAATCTATTGGAGGTGTAA
- the argF gene encoding ornithine carbamoyltransferase, which yields MNYCEVKEIKSRFQGRDLLSISQLTKEEVITLFEVAKLLKDMQKRGEPHPLLQGKAIALLFEKPSTRTRVSFEVGVYQLGAYPLFLSRQDLQLGRGETIADTARTLERYVDAIMARVFKQETLEELANYADIPVINGLSDKEHPCQALGDFFTLWERGMLRKDMKFVFLGDGNNVCASLALLSSLLGVNFLHICPPGYELPFAVSNSHSKDDIKDADVIYTDVWVSMGQEDESEKRKRDFAPYQLNSSLLALAKPEAVVMHCLPARRGEEITDEVMDGPHSIVFDQAENRLHIQKAILALFV from the coding sequence ATGAATTATTGCGAGGTAAAGGAGATTAAAAGTCGCTTTCAAGGAAGGGACCTTCTGTCCATTTCCCAATTAACTAAAGAGGAAGTTATCACCTTATTTGAAGTTGCTAAATTGCTGAAGGATATGCAAAAGAGAGGGGAACCACATCCCTTGCTTCAAGGCAAAGCAATAGCTCTGCTTTTTGAAAAGCCTTCAACGAGGACAAGGGTCTCATTTGAAGTGGGAGTTTATCAGCTTGGAGCCTATCCCCTGTTCCTTTCCCGTCAGGACCTCCAACTTGGCAGGGGGGAGACAATCGCCGACACGGCGAGGACGCTTGAAAGATATGTTGATGCGATAATGGCGAGGGTATTCAAACAGGAGACATTGGAAGAGTTGGCGAACTATGCGGATATCCCTGTTATTAACGGTTTATCGGATAAGGAACATCCCTGTCAGGCGCTTGGCGATTTCTTCACTCTCTGGGAAAGGGGGATGCTAAGGAAGGATATGAAGTTCGTCTTTTTGGGTGATGGGAACAATGTATGCGCCTCCCTAGCGCTTCTCTCCTCGCTCTTAGGGGTAAATTTCCTCCATATCTGTCCACCGGGATACGAGCTTCCCTTCGCTGTTTCTAACAGCCATTCAAAAGATGATATTAAGGATGCGGATGTGATTTATACCGATGTATGGGTGTCAATGGGGCAGGAGGATGAAAGCGAGAAGAGGAAAAGGGATTTCGCTCCTTATCAGCTCAATTCTTCCCTTTTGGCATTAGCCAAGCCCGAAGCGGTAGTTATGCATTGTCTTCCCGCAAGGAGGGGAGAGGAAATAACGGACGAGGTTATGGATGGTCCCCACTCTATAGTGTTTGACCAAGCGGAGAATAGGCTTCATATTCAGAAGGCGATTCTTGCTCTTTTCGTTTGA